In Streptomyces nojiriensis, one genomic interval encodes:
- a CDS encoding DUF3090 domain-containing protein has protein sequence MPRQVFLYDPPDRFVAGTVGLPGRRTFFLQASAGPRVTSVSLEKTQVAALAERMDELLDEVVRRTGGNAPVPAVAPAEAADTAPLDVPVDEEFRVGTMALAWDGEEQRMIVEAQALVELEADSDEDLAEAEERLLQDEENGPPMLRVRLTGAQARAFAKRALDVVNAGRPPCPLCSLPLDPEGHVCPRQNGYRRQA, from the coding sequence GTGCCCCGTCAGGTGTTCCTCTACGACCCCCCGGACCGCTTCGTGGCCGGCACGGTCGGTCTGCCGGGACGCCGTACGTTCTTCCTGCAGGCCTCCGCCGGCCCCCGCGTCACCAGCGTCTCCCTGGAGAAGACCCAGGTAGCCGCGCTGGCGGAGCGGATGGACGAGCTGCTGGACGAGGTCGTACGGCGGACCGGCGGCAACGCCCCGGTCCCGGCCGTCGCCCCCGCCGAAGCCGCCGACACCGCGCCGCTGGACGTCCCGGTCGACGAGGAGTTCCGCGTCGGCACCATGGCCCTGGCCTGGGACGGCGAGGAACAGCGCATGATCGTCGAGGCCCAGGCGCTGGTCGAACTCGAAGCGGACTCCGACGAGGACCTCGCCGAGGCCGAGGAGCGGCTGCTCCAGGACGAGGAGAACGGCCCGCCGATGCTGCGGGTCCGCCTCACCGGCGCCCAGGCCCGGGCCTTCGCCAAGCGGGCCCTGGACGTCGTCAACGCGGGCCGCCCGCCGTGCCCGCTGTGCAGCCTCCCGCTGGACCCGGAGGGGCACGTGTGCCCGCGCCAGAACGGCTACCGGCGCCAGGCGTGA
- a CDS encoding IclR family transcriptional regulator has product MARNIQSLERAAAMLRLLAGGERRLGLSDVASSLGLAKGTAHGILRTLQAEGFVEQDPASGRYQLGAELLRLGNSYLDVHELRARALVWTDDLARASGESVYVGVLHQSGVLIMHHVFRPDDSRQVLEVGAMQPLHSTALGKVLSAYDPVAHTQAHEVEREAFTPRTVTDGTGFEEILGLTRARGWASDVEETWEGVASVAAPIHDRRRMPVGAVAVAGAVERVCGESGEPRPALVASVRDCARAVSRDLGAGRF; this is encoded by the coding sequence ATGGCACGGAACATCCAGTCGCTCGAACGAGCCGCTGCGATGCTGCGACTTCTGGCGGGCGGCGAGCGCCGGCTGGGACTCTCGGACGTGGCGTCCTCGCTGGGCCTGGCCAAGGGCACGGCTCACGGCATCCTGCGCACCCTGCAGGCCGAGGGCTTCGTGGAGCAGGACCCGGCCTCCGGCCGGTACCAGCTGGGCGCGGAGCTGCTGCGCCTGGGCAACAGCTACCTCGACGTGCACGAGCTGCGCGCCCGCGCCCTCGTATGGACGGACGACCTGGCGCGGGCGAGCGGCGAGAGCGTGTACGTCGGCGTGCTCCACCAGAGCGGGGTGCTGATCATGCACCACGTGTTCCGGCCCGACGACAGCCGCCAGGTGCTGGAGGTCGGGGCCATGCAGCCGCTGCACTCCACCGCGCTGGGCAAGGTGCTGTCGGCCTACGACCCGGTGGCGCACACCCAGGCGCACGAGGTCGAGCGCGAGGCCTTCACCCCCCGCACGGTCACGGACGGCACCGGCTTCGAGGAGATCCTGGGCCTGACCCGGGCGCGCGGCTGGGCCTCCGACGTCGAGGAGACCTGGGAGGGCGTCGCCTCGGTGGCGGCGCCGATCCACGACCGGCGCCGGATGCCGGTCGGCGCGGTGGCGGTCGCCGGCGCCGTGGAACGGGTCTGCGGCGAGTCCGGGGAGCCCCGTCCGGCCCTGGTGGCATCGGTGCGGGATTGCGCGCGCGCCGTTTCGCGCGATCTCGGCGCGGGCCGGTTCTGA
- the corA gene encoding magnesium/cobalt transporter CorA → MPRVIVDCAIYRDGRRTEGPDDFSDALDEARATGDAFLWIGMHEPTAKEFDHVSQEFGLHPLAVEDALTAHQRPKLEVYDDSLFVVLKPVQYDEDTDTVTAGELMVFIGDSFVVTVRHGEGAPLAAVRHRLEQEPDVLRHGPTAVLYAVSDAVVDHYIEVAAELQADLEELEAEVFAPNASDTKNTAARIYGFKRQVLEFRRATSPLLQPMDRLAFGEVPFVHEHAQPFFRDVADHLTKANEYIEGLDRLLSDALSAHLAQMGLRQNDDMRKISAWAAMAAVPTMVAGIYGMNFDHMPELRHAWGYPAVLVVMAGACLGLHRMFKRRGWL, encoded by the coding sequence ATGCCCCGCGTGATTGTGGACTGCGCGATTTACCGGGACGGCCGCCGTACCGAGGGACCGGACGACTTCTCGGACGCCCTCGACGAGGCCCGGGCGACCGGTGACGCGTTCCTGTGGATCGGCATGCACGAGCCGACCGCGAAGGAATTCGACCACGTCAGCCAGGAGTTCGGCCTGCACCCGCTGGCGGTGGAGGACGCGCTGACCGCGCACCAGCGCCCGAAGCTGGAGGTGTACGACGATTCGCTGTTCGTCGTCCTCAAGCCGGTGCAGTACGACGAGGACACGGACACGGTGACCGCGGGCGAGCTGATGGTCTTCATAGGGGACTCGTTCGTCGTCACGGTCCGGCACGGCGAGGGGGCCCCGCTGGCCGCCGTGCGCCACCGGCTGGAGCAGGAGCCGGACGTGCTGCGGCACGGCCCGACGGCGGTGCTGTACGCGGTGTCCGACGCGGTGGTCGACCACTACATCGAGGTGGCGGCCGAGCTCCAGGCGGACCTGGAGGAGCTGGAGGCCGAGGTCTTCGCCCCGAACGCCTCGGACACCAAGAACACCGCCGCCCGGATCTACGGGTTCAAGCGGCAGGTGCTGGAGTTCCGGCGGGCGACGAGCCCGCTGCTCCAGCCGATGGACCGGCTGGCCTTCGGGGAGGTCCCCTTCGTCCACGAGCACGCCCAGCCGTTCTTCCGCGATGTCGCCGACCACCTGACCAAGGCGAACGAGTACATCGAGGGCCTGGACCGGCTGCTGTCGGACGCGCTCTCCGCGCACCTGGCGCAGATGGGCCTGCGGCAGAACGACGACATGCGCAAGATCTCGGCGTGGGCGGCGATGGCCGCCGTCCCCACGATGGTGGCGGGGATCTACGGGATGAACTTCGACCACATGCCGGAGCTGCGGCACGCCTGGGGCTATCCGGCGGTGCTGGTGGTCATGGCGGGCGCGTGTCTGGGGCTGCACCGGATGTTCAAGCGCCGGGGCTGGCTCTGA
- the glpK gene encoding glycerol kinase GlpK, which yields MTTSTGPFIAAIDQGTTSSRCIVFDRDGRIVAVDQKEHEQIFPKPGQVEHDATEIWTNVQEVVASAIAKAEITAADVKAVGITNQRETTVLWDRHTGEPVHNALVWQDTRTDALCKELGRNVGQDRFRRETGLPLASYFAGPKVRWLLDNVEGLRERAEAGDILFGTMDSWIIWNLTGGPQGGVHVTDVTNASRTMLMNLHTLAWDDKIAESMGVPLNVLPEIKSSAEVYGHVKDGVLAGVPVASALGDQQAALFGQTCFAEGEAKSTYGTGTFMLMNTGDKIINSYSGLLTTVGYQIGDQKPVYALEGSIAVTGSLVQWMRDQMGLIKSAAEIETLASSVEDNGGVYFVPAFSGLFAPYWRSDARGVVAGLTRYVTKAHIARAVLEATAWQTREITDAMTKDSGVELAALKVDGGMTSNNLLMQTLSDFLDAPVVRPMVAETTCLGAAYAAGLAVGFWPDTDALRANWRRAAEWTPRMPAEQRDREYKSWLKAVERSMGWVDDEDAS from the coding sequence ATGACCACCAGCACCGGCCCCTTCATCGCCGCGATCGACCAGGGCACCACGTCCTCCCGTTGCATCGTGTTCGACCGCGACGGCCGCATCGTCGCCGTCGACCAGAAGGAGCACGAGCAGATCTTCCCGAAGCCGGGACAGGTCGAGCACGACGCCACCGAGATCTGGACCAACGTCCAGGAGGTCGTGGCCAGCGCGATCGCCAAGGCGGAGATCACCGCCGCGGACGTCAAGGCCGTCGGCATCACCAACCAGCGCGAGACCACGGTCCTGTGGGACCGCCACACCGGCGAGCCGGTGCACAACGCGCTGGTCTGGCAGGACACCCGCACCGACGCCCTGTGCAAGGAGCTCGGCCGCAACGTCGGCCAGGACCGCTTCCGTCGCGAGACCGGCCTGCCGCTGGCGAGCTACTTCGCCGGCCCGAAGGTCCGCTGGCTGCTCGACAACGTCGAGGGCCTGCGGGAGCGCGCCGAGGCCGGCGACATCCTCTTCGGCACCATGGACTCGTGGATCATCTGGAACCTCACGGGCGGCCCGCAGGGCGGTGTGCACGTCACGGACGTCACCAACGCCTCGCGCACCATGCTGATGAACCTGCACACCCTGGCCTGGGACGACAAGATCGCCGAGTCCATGGGCGTCCCGCTCAACGTCCTCCCGGAGATCAAGTCCTCCGCCGAGGTCTACGGCCACGTCAAGGACGGCGTCCTCGCCGGTGTCCCGGTCGCCTCGGCGCTCGGTGACCAGCAGGCCGCCCTCTTCGGCCAGACCTGTTTCGCCGAGGGCGAGGCCAAGTCCACCTACGGCACCGGAACGTTCATGCTGATGAACACCGGCGACAAGATCATCAACTCCTACAGCGGCCTGCTGACCACGGTCGGCTACCAGATCGGCGACCAGAAGCCGGTCTACGCGCTGGAGGGCTCCATCGCCGTCACCGGCTCGCTCGTCCAGTGGATGCGCGACCAGATGGGCCTGATCAAGTCCGCGGCCGAGATCGAGACCCTGGCCTCCTCGGTCGAGGACAACGGCGGCGTCTACTTCGTGCCGGCCTTCTCCGGCCTCTTCGCCCCGTACTGGCGCTCCGACGCCCGTGGCGTGGTCGCCGGCCTCACCCGGTACGTCACCAAGGCGCACATCGCCCGTGCCGTCCTGGAGGCCACCGCCTGGCAGACCCGCGAGATCACCGACGCCATGACCAAGGACTCGGGCGTCGAGCTCGCGGCCCTCAAGGTCGACGGCGGCATGACCTCCAACAACCTGCTGATGCAGACGCTCTCGGACTTCCTGGACGCCCCCGTGGTGCGCCCGATGGTCGCCGAGACCACCTGCCTCGGCGCCGCCTACGCCGCCGGCCTGGCCGTCGGCTTCTGGCCCGACACCGACGCCCTGCGCGCCAACTGGCGCCGCGCGGCGGAGTGGACCCCGCGGATGCCCGCCGAGCAGCGGGACCGCGAGTACAAGAGCTGGCTCAAGGCCGTGGAGCGGTCCATGGGCTGGGTCGACGACGAAGACGCCAGCTGA
- a CDS encoding PAC2 family protein has protein sequence MIELEGVPELIDPVMVAAFEGWNDAGDAASGAVAHLDREWKGEVFAALDAEDYYDFQVNRPTVWLDNGVRKITWPTTRLSVVRIGGAKPRDLVLVRGIEPSMRWRSFCNEILGFAHELGVEMVVILGALLGDTPHTRPVPVSGVTSDADLARTMDLEETKYEGPTGIVGILQEACTHAGVPAVSLWAAVPHYVSQPPNPKATLALLNRLEDLIDIRIPLGELPEDARAWQLGVDQLAAEDSEVAEYVQTLEEARDTADLPEASGDAIAREFERYLRRRDPAGSPETATDTGSYFRDLSGGPRPQAKPKPEDAQEPPAADGPEGPPEPEGKADGKAEGPPQVDGDTPGE, from the coding sequence GTGATCGAGCTTGAGGGCGTGCCCGAGCTGATCGACCCGGTCATGGTGGCCGCGTTCGAGGGCTGGAACGACGCGGGTGACGCGGCCTCCGGTGCGGTCGCGCACCTGGACCGGGAGTGGAAGGGCGAGGTCTTCGCGGCGCTGGACGCCGAGGACTACTACGACTTCCAGGTCAACCGGCCGACGGTGTGGCTGGACAACGGGGTACGGAAGATCACGTGGCCGACGACCCGGCTGTCGGTGGTCCGGATCGGCGGTGCCAAGCCGCGGGACCTGGTGCTGGTGCGGGGCATCGAACCGTCCATGCGGTGGCGGTCGTTCTGCAACGAGATCCTGGGCTTCGCGCACGAGCTGGGCGTGGAGATGGTGGTCATCCTGGGCGCGCTGCTCGGGGACACCCCGCACACCCGGCCGGTGCCGGTGAGCGGGGTCACCTCGGACGCGGACCTGGCGCGGACGATGGACCTGGAGGAGACCAAGTACGAGGGCCCGACGGGCATCGTGGGCATCCTGCAGGAGGCCTGTACGCACGCGGGCGTCCCGGCGGTGTCCCTGTGGGCGGCGGTGCCGCACTACGTCTCCCAGCCGCCGAACCCGAAGGCGACGCTGGCCCTGCTGAACCGGCTGGAGGATCTGATCGACATCCGGATCCCGCTGGGCGAACTGCCGGAGGACGCGCGGGCGTGGCAGCTGGGCGTGGACCAACTGGCCGCCGAGGACAGCGAGGTGGCGGAGTACGTCCAGACGCTGGAGGAGGCGCGGGACACGGCCGACCTGCCGGAGGCCTCGGGCGACGCGATCGCCCGGGAGTTCGAGCGCTACCTGCGCCGGCGTGACCCGGCGGGGAGCCCGGAGACGGCCACCGACACGGGTTCCTACTTCCGGGACCTGTCCGGCGGCCCCAGGCCCCAGGCGAAGCCGAAGCCGGAGGACGCACAGGAGCCGCCGGCCGCCGACGGCCCGGAGGGTCCCCCGGAACCGGAAGGCAAGGCGGACGGCAAGGCGGAGGGCCCGCCTCAGGTCGACGGGGACACCCCCGGGGAGTAG
- a CDS encoding MIP/aquaporin family protein yields the protein MSSSDIFIGETIGTALLTLLGGGVCAAVTLKSSKARNAGWLAITFGWGFAVLIAAYVSAPLSGAHLNPAVTVGIAVKTGEWGDTPVYFAGQLLGAMLGAVLMWITYYGQFRVHLADPEHIRDAKLGPEDPHPHDVAGPVLGIFSTGPEIRNVVQNLATEIIGTAVLILAILTQGLQDGGKGLGVIGVLITSFVVVGIGLSLGGPTGYAINPVRDLGPRIVHALLPLPNKGGSDWGYSWIPVVGPLVGAALAGGLYNIAFA from the coding sequence GTGTCCAGCTCCGACATCTTCATCGGCGAGACCATCGGTACCGCCCTGCTCACACTGCTCGGCGGTGGCGTCTGCGCCGCAGTGACGCTCAAGAGCTCCAAGGCCCGCAACGCGGGCTGGCTCGCCATCACGTTCGGCTGGGGTTTCGCCGTACTGATCGCCGCCTACGTCTCCGCGCCGCTCTCCGGTGCGCACCTCAACCCGGCGGTCACGGTCGGCATCGCCGTCAAGACCGGCGAGTGGGGTGACACCCCGGTCTACTTCGCCGGCCAGCTGCTGGGCGCGATGCTCGGAGCGGTCCTGATGTGGATCACCTACTACGGGCAGTTCCGCGTCCACCTGGCCGACCCGGAGCACATCCGCGACGCCAAGCTCGGTCCCGAGGACCCGCACCCGCACGATGTGGCCGGTCCGGTGCTCGGCATCTTCTCCACCGGCCCCGAGATCCGTAACGTCGTGCAGAACCTGGCGACCGAGATCATCGGTACCGCGGTCCTGATCCTGGCGATCCTGACCCAGGGCCTCCAGGACGGCGGCAAGGGCCTCGGTGTCATCGGCGTCCTGATCACCTCGTTCGTGGTCGTCGGCATCGGTCTCTCGCTCGGTGGCCCGACCGGCTACGCCATCAACCCGGTGCGCGACCTCGGTCCGCGCATCGTGCACGCCCTGCTGCCGCTGCCCAACAAGGGCGGCTCCGACTGGGGTTACTCCTGGATCCCGGTGGTCGGCCCGCTCGTCGGTGCCGCGCTCGCCGGCGGTCTGTACAACATCGCGTTCGCCTGA
- a CDS encoding histidine phosphatase family protein, protein MATLILVRHGRSTANTAGLLAGWTPGVALDERGAEQAAALPGRLAGVPLAAAVTSPLQRCRETLAPLMAARPELELHTDERIGECHYGEWSGRKLSELSDEPLMKIVQQHPSAAAFPGGESMRAMQARAVDAVREWDARIEREHGSDAVFLMCSHGDIIKSLVADALGMHLDLFQRIHVDPCSVTAVRYTPTRPFVFRLGDTGDFGSLVRRPAAPEAVASDKDTEDAGNAVVGGGAGAA, encoded by the coding sequence ATGGCCACGCTGATCCTCGTACGACACGGGCGGTCCACCGCCAACACCGCTGGGCTGCTCGCCGGATGGACCCCCGGAGTGGCCCTCGACGAGCGCGGAGCGGAGCAGGCCGCCGCACTGCCCGGCCGGCTGGCGGGGGTGCCGCTCGCCGCCGCCGTCACCAGCCCGCTGCAGCGCTGCCGGGAGACCCTCGCCCCCCTGATGGCCGCCCGGCCGGAGCTCGAACTGCACACCGACGAGCGGATCGGCGAGTGCCACTACGGCGAGTGGTCCGGCCGCAAACTGTCCGAGCTCTCCGACGAACCGCTGATGAAGATCGTCCAGCAGCACCCGTCGGCCGCCGCCTTCCCCGGCGGCGAGTCCATGCGCGCCATGCAGGCCCGCGCGGTGGACGCCGTACGCGAGTGGGACGCGCGGATCGAGCGGGAGCACGGCAGCGACGCCGTCTTCCTGATGTGCTCGCACGGCGACATCATCAAGTCCCTTGTCGCGGACGCCCTCGGCATGCACCTGGACCTCTTCCAGCGCATCCACGTCGACCCCTGCTCGGTCACCGCCGTCCGGTACACCCCCACCCGGCCCTTCGTGTTCCGGCTCGGCGACACCGGCGACTTCGGCTCGCTCGTCCGGCGCCCCGCCGCACCGGAGGCCGTCGCATCGGACAAAGACACCGAAGACGCGGGGAACGCCGTCGTGGGAGGCGGCGCGGGCGCGGCTTGA
- a CDS encoding SCO1664 family protein — MPAPERLPAPGVTDTGEKMEELLAKGELTVIGRIREASNAVLLCSVTYGGVSADCVYKPVKGERPLWDFPDGNLARREVAAYLISEATGWGLVPATVLRDGPYGEGMVQRWIDADQPDEDAPLGALLGLVDGEEAGEGWKAVALAEVGEGRTALLVHADDPRLRRLAVLDAVINNGDRKGGHLLPAPDGRLYGIDHGVTFHAEDKLRTLLWGWAGEPLTDEAREVLAALSDALTEGAPLATRLAELITPVELAAVRDRVEHLLRTGTHPQPSGQWPAIPWPPV; from the coding sequence GTGCCCGCGCCAGAACGGCTACCGGCGCCAGGCGTGACGGACACGGGGGAGAAGATGGAGGAACTGCTCGCCAAGGGCGAGCTCACCGTCATAGGCCGGATCCGCGAGGCGTCCAACGCCGTCCTGCTGTGCAGCGTCACCTACGGGGGCGTGAGCGCCGACTGCGTGTACAAGCCGGTCAAGGGCGAGCGGCCGCTGTGGGACTTCCCCGACGGGAACCTCGCCCGCCGGGAGGTCGCCGCCTACCTGATCTCCGAGGCCACCGGATGGGGCCTGGTCCCCGCCACCGTGCTGCGCGACGGACCGTACGGCGAGGGCATGGTCCAGCGGTGGATCGACGCCGATCAGCCGGACGAGGACGCCCCGCTGGGCGCGCTCCTCGGGCTCGTCGACGGCGAGGAGGCGGGGGAGGGCTGGAAGGCCGTCGCCCTCGCCGAGGTCGGCGAAGGCCGCACCGCGCTGCTCGTGCACGCCGACGACCCCCGGCTGCGCCGGCTCGCCGTCCTCGACGCCGTGATCAACAACGGCGACCGCAAGGGCGGCCACCTGCTGCCGGCGCCCGACGGACGGCTCTACGGCATCGACCACGGCGTGACCTTCCACGCCGAGGACAAGCTGCGCACCCTCCTGTGGGGCTGGGCGGGCGAGCCGCTGACCGACGAGGCGCGCGAGGTGCTGGCCGCGCTGTCCGACGCGCTGACCGAGGGGGCCCCGCTCGCCACCCGGCTGGCCGAACTGATCACACCGGTCGAGCTGGCCGCCGTACGGGACCGGGTGGAGCACCTGCTGCGCACCGGAACCCATCCCCAGCCGTCCGGGCAGTGGCCGGCCATCCCCTGGCCACCGGTCTGA
- a CDS encoding glycerol-3-phosphate dehydrogenase/oxidase, protein MSSLQSVPALGTHPTAGANVSRAQTREQLSKATYDLLVIGGGILGTSVAWHAAQSGLRVAMVDAGDFAGATSSASSKLVHGGLRYLQTGAVKLVAENHHERRVLAKDVAPHLVNPLTFYLPVYKGGPVGAAKLGAGVFAYSALSAFGDGMGKVISPARAVADNPGLKTDNLKAVAVYYDHQMNDSRVAVMTVRAAVESGAVVLNHAEVTGLRKTRGRVTGAELKDRLDGTEFGVDARVVLNATGPWVDHLRRMEDKHSMPSIRLSKGAHIVMKRKSPWKAAMATPIDKYRITFALPWEDQLLLGTTDEVYEGDPADVRATESDIQQILDEAAFSVKDADLDRSLMTYAFAGLRVLPGGPGGVEKAKRETVVSEGAGGMLSVAGGKWTTYRHIGRVVMDKLAKLPGSPLTEDMEPVKSLVRRIALPGVANPNAVAHRLLVDREPGTRMDPLTARHLASHYGSLAFDIARIANEDPALAERIHPDGPEIWAQVAYARDNEWAETVDDVLRRRTTVTIRGLDDESVRARVEEMLSRKA, encoded by the coding sequence ATGAGCAGCCTGCAGAGCGTTCCCGCACTGGGCACGCACCCGACCGCCGGTGCCAACGTCAGCCGCGCACAGACCCGTGAGCAGCTGTCGAAGGCCACGTACGACCTGCTCGTCATCGGTGGTGGAATCCTGGGCACCTCCGTGGCGTGGCACGCCGCGCAGTCGGGCCTGCGGGTTGCCATGGTGGACGCCGGCGACTTCGCCGGCGCCACCTCCTCGGCCTCCTCCAAGCTCGTCCACGGCGGTCTGCGCTACCTGCAGACCGGCGCGGTCAAGCTGGTCGCCGAGAACCACCACGAGCGGCGGGTGCTGGCCAAGGACGTGGCCCCGCACCTGGTCAACCCGCTCACCTTCTACCTGCCGGTCTACAAGGGCGGTCCGGTGGGTGCGGCCAAGCTGGGCGCGGGCGTCTTCGCCTACTCCGCCCTCTCGGCCTTCGGCGACGGCATGGGCAAGGTCATATCCCCGGCCCGTGCCGTCGCCGACAACCCCGGCCTGAAGACGGACAACCTCAAGGCCGTGGCGGTCTACTACGACCACCAGATGAACGACTCCCGCGTCGCCGTCATGACGGTCCGCGCGGCCGTCGAGTCGGGCGCGGTCGTCCTCAACCACGCCGAGGTCACCGGACTGCGCAAGACGCGCGGCCGGGTCACCGGCGCCGAGCTCAAGGACCGCCTCGACGGCACCGAGTTCGGGGTCGACGCGCGCGTCGTGCTCAACGCCACCGGCCCGTGGGTGGACCACCTGCGGCGCATGGAAGACAAGCACTCCATGCCGTCGATCCGCCTCTCCAAGGGCGCGCACATCGTCATGAAGCGCAAGTCGCCGTGGAAGGCCGCCATGGCCACCCCGATCGACAAGTACCGCATCACCTTCGCCCTCCCGTGGGAGGACCAGCTGCTGCTCGGCACCACCGACGAGGTGTACGAGGGCGACCCGGCGGACGTGCGCGCCACCGAGTCCGACATCCAGCAGATCCTGGACGAGGCGGCCTTCTCGGTGAAGGACGCGGACCTGGACCGCTCGCTGATGACGTACGCCTTCGCGGGCCTGCGGGTGCTGCCCGGCGGCCCCGGCGGCGTCGAGAAGGCCAAGCGCGAGACGGTCGTCTCCGAGGGCGCCGGCGGCATGCTGTCGGTGGCCGGCGGCAAGTGGACGACGTACCGCCACATCGGCCGTGTGGTCATGGACAAGCTGGCGAAGCTCCCGGGCAGCCCGCTGACCGAGGACATGGAGCCGGTGAAGTCGCTGGTGCGCCGGATCGCGCTGCCCGGTGTCGCCAACCCGAACGCGGTCGCGCACCGGCTGCTGGTGGACCGGGAGCCGGGGACGCGGATGGACCCGCTGACGGCCCGCCACCTGGCCTCCCACTACGGCTCGCTGGCCTTCGACATCGCGCGCATCGCGAACGAGGACCCGGCGCTGGCCGAGCGGATCCACCCGGACGGTCCGGAGATCTGGGCGCAGGTCGCCTACGCCCGTGACAACGAGTGGGCCGAGACGGTCGACGACGTGCTGCGCCGCCGTACGACGGTGACGATCCGCGGCCTGGACGACGAGTCCGTCCGTGCCCGGGTCGAGGAGATGCTGAGCCGTAAGGCATAG
- the mshC gene encoding cysteine--1-D-myo-inosityl 2-amino-2-deoxy-alpha-D-glucopyranoside ligase yields the protein MHAWPASEVPALPGKGRDLQIHDTATQGTITLAPGPVARIYVCGITPYDATHIGHAATYNAFDLVQRVWLDTKRQVHYVQNVTDVDDPLLERALRDNQDWTELAERETALFREDMTALRMLPPQHYIGAVEAIPGIVPLVERLRDAGAAYELDGDTYFSVEADPHFGGVSHLDAEAMRLLSAERGGDPDRPGKKNPLDPMLWMAARSGEPSWDGGSLGRGRPGWHIECVAIALDHLGMGFDIQGGGSDLAFPHHEMGASHAQALTGEFPMAKAYVHAGMVALHGEKMSKSKGNLVFVSALRRSGVDPAAIRLALLSHHYRADWEWTDAVLDEAVARLERWRAAVSRPDGIAADAVLEEVREALANDLDAPAALAAVDRWVELQNATDGDDESAPGLVSRTVDALLGVAL from the coding sequence ATGCATGCCTGGCCCGCTTCTGAGGTCCCCGCCCTTCCTGGCAAGGGCCGCGACCTCCAGATCCACGACACCGCGACCCAGGGGACGATCACCCTCGCCCCCGGTCCCGTCGCCCGTATCTACGTCTGCGGCATCACTCCGTACGACGCGACCCACATCGGTCACGCGGCGACCTACAACGCGTTCGACCTCGTACAACGCGTGTGGCTCGACACCAAGCGGCAGGTCCACTACGTCCAGAACGTCACGGACGTGGACGACCCGCTCCTGGAGCGGGCGCTGCGCGACAACCAGGACTGGACCGAGCTGGCGGAGCGCGAGACCGCACTCTTCCGCGAGGACATGACGGCCCTGCGGATGCTGCCCCCGCAGCACTACATCGGAGCCGTCGAGGCCATACCCGGAATCGTGCCGCTGGTCGAGCGGCTGCGGGACGCGGGAGCGGCGTACGAGCTCGACGGCGACACCTACTTCTCGGTCGAGGCCGACCCGCACTTCGGCGGGGTCTCCCACCTCGACGCCGAGGCGATGCGGCTGCTCTCGGCCGAGCGGGGCGGCGACCCCGACCGGCCCGGGAAGAAGAACCCGCTGGACCCGATGCTGTGGATGGCCGCGCGTTCGGGCGAGCCGAGCTGGGACGGCGGCTCGCTGGGCCGCGGCCGGCCGGGCTGGCACATCGAGTGCGTGGCGATCGCCCTCGACCACCTGGGCATGGGCTTCGACATCCAGGGCGGCGGCTCCGACCTGGCGTTCCCGCACCACGAGATGGGCGCGTCGCACGCGCAGGCGCTGACGGGCGAGTTCCCGATGGCCAAGGCGTACGTGCACGCGGGCATGGTGGCGCTGCACGGCGAGAAGATGTCGAAGTCGAAGGGCAACCTCGTCTTCGTGTCGGCGCTGCGCCGCTCCGGGGTGGACCCGGCGGCGATCCGCCTCGCGCTGCTGTCGCACCACTACCGGGCCGACTGGGAGTGGACGGACGCCGTCCTCGACGAGGCCGTGGCCCGGCTGGAGCGCTGGCGCGCGGCCGTGTCCCGGCCCGACGGCATCGCGGCGGACGCGGTGCTCGAAGAGGTCCGCGAGGCCCTGGCGAACGACCTGGACGCCCCTGCGGCCCTGGCGGCCGTGGACCGCTGGGTGGAGCTCCAGAACGCCACCGACGGCGACGACGAGTCCGCCCCGGGCCTGGTCTCCCGCACCGTGGACGCCCTCCTGGGCGTGGCGCTCTAG